Proteins from a single region of Aquipuribacter sp. SD81:
- a CDS encoding copper resistance D family protein, producing the protein MTGSGRTGGTAPVAVTGDRSPDARRAARPPVRGLVPGLVGGAALAVLLLVGWLTDPGEVSVLDDAGPLTRALLPVARLAGELAAVAVVAGLLTCVLAPAGALRSSPARGVPGWAAGWAAVSVASALLGASDISNQPVPAVLGSGQVLDYLVIIPQARTHAVTAGLALALAATTAVLLRRDGRVGPRTALVLLVPTGVAVAYPLLTGHSASAANHQLALTSLVVHVLAALAWVGGLAGVTVHLRSSPDALVPAVARFDGLALTAFVVVAASGLLNAWVRIPDPAAWVSSAYGVLLLGKVAALLLLGVAGALHRTRTLRRLRAGEAGAFRRLAVAEVGIMGATFGLAVALSRTPTP; encoded by the coding sequence GTGACGGGCAGCGGCAGGACGGGCGGGACGGCACCGGTCGCGGTGACCGGGGACCGGTCCCCGGACGCGCGCAGGGCCGCGCGGCCGCCGGTCCGTGGCCTCGTCCCGGGCCTCGTGGGCGGCGCCGCGCTCGCGGTCCTCCTGCTCGTCGGGTGGCTCACCGACCCGGGTGAGGTGTCGGTCCTCGACGACGCGGGGCCGCTCACCCGCGCCCTGCTGCCGGTGGCCCGGCTGGCCGGCGAGCTCGCCGCCGTCGCCGTCGTCGCGGGGCTGCTCACGTGCGTGCTCGCGCCCGCAGGGGCGCTGCGCTCCTCACCGGCACGCGGCGTGCCGGGCTGGGCGGCGGGGTGGGCGGCCGTCTCGGTCGCCTCGGCGCTCCTCGGCGCCTCCGACATCTCCAACCAGCCGGTCCCCGCCGTCCTCGGCAGCGGCCAGGTGCTGGACTACCTCGTCATCATCCCGCAGGCCCGCACCCACGCGGTGACGGCCGGGCTCGCGCTCGCGCTCGCCGCCACCACCGCCGTCCTGCTGCGCCGCGACGGCCGGGTCGGCCCGCGGACGGCCCTCGTGCTCCTCGTGCCGACGGGTGTGGCCGTCGCCTACCCGCTGCTCACCGGGCACTCCGCGTCCGCCGCGAACCACCAGCTCGCGCTCACGAGCCTCGTCGTCCACGTGCTCGCGGCCCTCGCGTGGGTGGGGGGCCTGGCGGGCGTCACCGTGCACCTGCGGTCCTCGCCCGACGCGCTCGTGCCGGCCGTCGCCCGCTTCGACGGGCTCGCGCTCACGGCCTTCGTCGTGGTCGCCGCCTCCGGCCTGCTCAACGCGTGGGTCCGCATCCCCGACCCCGCCGCGTGGGTGTCGTCCGCGTACGGCGTCCTGCTGCTCGGGAAGGTCGCGGCCCTGCTGCTGCTCGGCGTGGCGGGTGCGCTGCACCGGACGCGCACCCTGCGTCGGCTGCGCGCCGGCGAGGCGGGGGCCTTCCGTCGTCTCGCCGTCGCGGAGGTGGGCATCATGGGGGCGACGTTCGGGCTCGCGGTCGCGCTGTCCCGGACGCCGACGCCCTGA
- a CDS encoding copper resistance CopC family protein: MRWSTRRATAAALAAVAAALGLAATAAPAAAHGSLVMEESTPVEGARLSEPVESVRLVFTEAPVPVAHVTVTAPDGTRVDGVWSNGQPFPLDTPVQEFNLVDDTWEPVYYSTGFPVDVPVAHWPEAGDYTVDYTTVASDGDVVEGTYAFSYTGEPTAAPDGWEPRTEGPDPTLEALVAQAEAPAELGPGGSRDTGEVLAEGTAAEQPTAAVDTDAVEGASASPGTSPAVYVVVGVLVLAALASVVAVSRRGRARPAAVATGATGAPPRPPVRRPKPRPKARKKRR, encoded by the coding sequence ATGCGATGGAGCACCCGACGGGCCACGGCCGCGGCGCTCGCGGCGGTGGCCGCGGCGCTCGGTCTCGCGGCCACGGCGGCGCCGGCCGCCGCGCACGGCAGCCTCGTCATGGAGGAGTCGACCCCCGTCGAGGGCGCGCGGCTCTCGGAGCCGGTCGAGTCGGTGCGGCTCGTGTTCACCGAGGCGCCGGTCCCCGTCGCCCACGTGACCGTGACCGCCCCGGACGGCACCCGCGTCGACGGCGTGTGGTCCAACGGCCAACCGTTCCCGCTCGACACGCCGGTGCAGGAGTTCAACCTCGTCGACGACACGTGGGAGCCCGTGTACTACAGCACCGGCTTCCCGGTCGACGTGCCGGTCGCGCACTGGCCGGAGGCCGGCGACTACACCGTCGACTACACGACGGTCGCCTCCGACGGCGACGTCGTCGAGGGCACGTACGCCTTCTCCTACACCGGCGAGCCCACCGCCGCCCCCGACGGCTGGGAGCCGCGCACCGAGGGGCCCGACCCCACCCTGGAGGCGCTGGTCGCGCAGGCGGAGGCCCCCGCCGAGCTGGGGCCGGGCGGCAGCCGCGACACCGGCGAGGTCCTCGCCGAGGGGACCGCCGCCGAGCAGCCGACGGCCGCGGTCGACACGGACGCCGTCGAGGGGGCCTCGGCCTCGCCCGGTACGTCACCGGCGGTCTACGTCGTCGTGGGCGTGCTCGTCCTCGCCGCACTCGCCTCCGTGGTCGCGGTGTCCCGGCGCGGTCGCGCCCGGCCCGCCGCCGTCGCGACCGGCGCGACGGGGGCGCCGCCCCGGCCCCCGGTGAGGAGGCCGAAGCCGAGGCCCAAGGCGCGCAAGAAGCGCCGCTGA
- a CDS encoding NUDIX hydrolase N-terminal domain-containing protein, giving the protein MSGGTGDTALPAGERVRRAAVRLAALAQDGLTFAGNDYETERYTAISGLAVELLAAVSGRDGTELAVELGRDSGYATPKVDVRGACFDERERVLLMRERVDGLWSLPGGWADPGDTPTGAVVREVREEAGADVVVTKLVGCWDRDARGHVPPLPVAVVKLFFLCEVRALGEPDALETLETGWFDLDGLPPLSLGRVDEHELRRCLAHHRDPSLPTELD; this is encoded by the coding sequence GTGAGCGGCGGGACCGGGGACACCGCGCTGCCGGCGGGCGAGCGCGTGCGACGGGCGGCCGTCCGGCTCGCCGCGCTCGCGCAGGACGGGCTCACGTTCGCCGGCAACGACTACGAGACCGAGCGGTACACCGCGATCTCCGGTCTCGCCGTCGAGCTGCTCGCCGCCGTCTCGGGCCGGGACGGGACGGAGCTGGCCGTCGAGCTGGGCCGCGACAGCGGCTACGCGACCCCCAAGGTCGACGTGCGCGGCGCGTGCTTCGACGAGCGCGAGCGGGTGCTCCTCATGCGCGAGCGCGTCGACGGCCTGTGGTCGCTGCCCGGCGGCTGGGCCGACCCGGGGGACACGCCGACCGGTGCGGTCGTCCGCGAGGTCCGCGAGGAGGCCGGCGCCGACGTCGTCGTCACGAAGCTCGTCGGCTGCTGGGACCGGGACGCGCGCGGGCACGTGCCGCCGCTGCCCGTCGCGGTCGTCAAGCTGTTCTTCCTGTGCGAGGTACGCGCGCTCGGCGAGCCCGACGCCCTGGAGACGCTCGAGACCGGATGGTTCGACCTCGACGGGCTGCCCCCGCTGTCGCTCGGCCGCGTCGACGAGCACGAGCTGCGCCGCTGCCTCGCGCACCACCGTGACCCGTCGCTGCCCACCGAGCTGGACTGA
- a CDS encoding penicillin-binding transpeptidase domain-containing protein has protein sequence MRRSRGWLWWVLGVVVVLGVGGVAAYATVVVPREREAAADAAARQALADVVERWGARDLGAFPADVPYAAITDGLSGLAPADLVGEPVPGEGDAELTPVWPRSVALGPVERDGDTATGVLTVTWPLGPDGWTYDVSVEAARATEDARGGLLGTFDTDGGTWEAEVTTRTVHPDLADGGLLDAQREVAERGDVLGRDGEPVVEPRNVVEIGVQPSRVEDLDGLTSTFARVLDIDGAGLAERVRAAGPDEFVPVITLRREDYEPVRDVVRAQTGVVFREGQQPLAPTRAFARATLGRVGPATAELVEASGGRIRPGDTTGLSGLLRQYDERLAGSAGFTVVAVSGEQTTGLFTVEPTAGEDVTLGLDEDVQVAADQAAASAAEGNGNVAVVAIDVPTGDVVAVANTPVTGTDRALTGTYPPGSTFKTVSTLAFLRAGLDPAQTVPCPRTATVDGRAFGNVEDSELGDVPFSTDFARSCNTAFVGLAQDLEAGALTEAADAFGIGGTWDVGVPTATGSVPVADSDVERAAASIGQGRVLASPLVMAQVAATVAGGEWRQPRLVLDPAPAAAEVAQAEPERLATVRDLMRAVVTDGSASALADVPGEPVHAKTGTAEYGTEQPPRTHAWVVGFQGDLAFAVLVEDGGSGSRVAVPVAETFLRLLQ, from the coding sequence GTGCGCAGGTCCCGGGGGTGGCTGTGGTGGGTGCTCGGCGTCGTCGTCGTGCTCGGGGTGGGCGGTGTCGCGGCGTACGCGACGGTCGTCGTGCCGCGCGAGCGCGAGGCCGCCGCCGACGCGGCGGCGCGGCAGGCGCTCGCCGACGTCGTGGAGCGCTGGGGCGCTCGGGACCTCGGCGCGTTCCCCGCCGACGTGCCCTACGCCGCCATCACCGACGGGCTGTCCGGCCTCGCGCCCGCCGACCTCGTCGGTGAGCCCGTCCCGGGCGAGGGCGACGCCGAGCTCACGCCGGTGTGGCCCCGGAGCGTCGCCCTCGGCCCGGTGGAGCGCGACGGCGACACGGCCACCGGGGTGCTGACCGTGACGTGGCCCTTGGGCCCCGACGGCTGGACCTACGACGTCTCCGTCGAGGCCGCCCGCGCCACCGAGGACGCGCGAGGCGGGCTGCTCGGGACCTTCGACACCGACGGCGGCACCTGGGAGGCCGAGGTGACGACCCGGACGGTGCACCCCGACCTCGCCGACGGCGGCCTGCTCGACGCCCAGCGGGAGGTCGCCGAGCGCGGCGACGTGCTCGGCCGCGACGGCGAGCCGGTCGTCGAGCCGCGGAACGTCGTGGAGATCGGCGTGCAGCCGTCGCGCGTCGAGGACCTAGACGGGCTGACCAGCACCTTTGCGAGGGTGCTCGACATCGACGGCGCCGGTCTCGCCGAGCGCGTGCGGGCGGCCGGACCGGACGAGTTCGTGCCCGTCATCACGCTCCGCCGCGAGGACTACGAGCCGGTGCGGGACGTCGTGCGCGCCCAGACCGGGGTCGTCTTCCGCGAGGGGCAGCAGCCGCTCGCCCCGACGCGGGCCTTCGCCCGCGCCACGCTCGGACGGGTGGGACCGGCCACGGCCGAGCTCGTCGAGGCCTCCGGCGGACGCATCCGGCCCGGCGACACCACGGGTCTGTCCGGGCTGCTGCGGCAGTACGACGAGCGCCTGGCCGGTTCGGCGGGCTTCACGGTCGTGGCCGTGTCCGGGGAGCAGACCACCGGCCTGTTCACCGTCGAGCCGACCGCGGGCGAGGACGTGACCCTCGGGCTCGACGAGGACGTGCAGGTCGCGGCCGACCAGGCCGCCGCGAGCGCCGCCGAGGGCAACGGCAACGTCGCGGTCGTCGCGATCGACGTCCCGACCGGCGACGTCGTCGCGGTCGCCAACACCCCCGTGACCGGCACCGACCGCGCCCTCACCGGCACCTACCCGCCGGGCTCGACGTTCAAGACCGTCAGCACGCTCGCGTTCCTGCGCGCCGGACTGGACCCCGCGCAGACGGTCCCCTGCCCCCGGACGGCGACCGTCGACGGCCGGGCGTTCGGCAACGTCGAAGACTCCGAGCTCGGCGACGTGCCGTTCTCGACGGACTTCGCCCGCTCGTGCAACACCGCGTTCGTCGGTCTCGCGCAGGACCTCGAGGCCGGCGCGCTCACCGAGGCGGCGGACGCGTTCGGCATCGGCGGGACGTGGGACGTGGGGGTGCCGACCGCCACGGGCTCGGTCCCCGTCGCCGACAGCGACGTCGAGAGGGCGGCGGCGAGCATCGGGCAGGGCCGTGTCCTCGCGAGCCCGCTCGTCATGGCGCAGGTCGCCGCGACGGTCGCGGGCGGCGAGTGGCGCCAGCCGCGGCTCGTCCTCGACCCCGCCCCGGCAGCGGCCGAGGTGGCGCAGGCGGAGCCCGAGCGGCTCGCGACGGTCCGGGACCTCATGCGCGCCGTCGTGACGGACGGCAGCGCCTCGGCGCTCGCCGACGTGCCCGGTGAGCCGGTCCACGCCAAGACCGGCACGGCGGAGTACGGCACCGAGCAGCCGCCGCGCACCCACGCGTGGGTGGTCGGCTTCCAGGGCGACCTCGCCTTCGCGGTCCTCGTGGAGGACGGCGGCAGCGGGTCGCGGGTCGCCGTCCCCGTCGCCGAGACCTTCCTGCGGCTGCTGCAGTGA
- a CDS encoding phosphoenolpyruvate carboxykinase (GTP): protein MSITADRPGTIGDTPGRRGAPRPSASPRWTTHAGLQRWLEEVVALTTPDRVHVCDGSDAEWARLTDEMVATGTLVRLDAAPNSFLARSDPDDVARVEDRTFICSRDPRDAGPTNNWLDPAEMKAVLTGLFDGSMRGRTLYVVPFVMGRPDAEHPMFGVELTDSPYVVASMRIMTRMGAAVLRELERTQADFVPCLHSVGMPLADGQADVPWPSNETKYIVQFPEERAIWSYGSGYGGNALLGKKCYALRIASVMARDEGWLAEHMLILKLTSPQREVHYVAAAFPSACGKTNLAMLEPTIPGWTVETLGDDIAWLRFGEDGRLWASNPEFGLFGVAPGTGWHTNPNAMRTIAEGNSLFTNVALTDDGGVWWEGMTEEPPGHLVDWRGEDWTPGSGRPSSHPNSRFCTPITQCPVLAPEYDDPRGVPISAVLFGGRRRTTVPLVTEARDWAHGVFMGATLSSETTAAATGRTGVVRRDPMAMLPFIGYDAGDYFAHWLEVGKQADAARLPRVFYVNWFRREGTDGDGAFLWPGFGENIRVLKWVVDRLEGRAAAKDTPIGRVPVYGGIDTTGLDVDEERMAAALRVDRDEWARELPHIRRWFDTFGDTLPSVLRDELETLRTRLTG from the coding sequence ATGAGCATCACGGCCGACCGACCCGGCACCATCGGCGACACCCCCGGGCGCCGGGGCGCCCCACGCCCGTCCGCCAGCCCCAGATGGACCACGCACGCCGGCCTGCAGCGGTGGTTGGAGGAGGTCGTCGCCCTCACCACGCCCGACCGGGTGCACGTGTGCGACGGCTCGGACGCCGAGTGGGCGCGCCTTACCGACGAGATGGTGGCCACGGGCACCCTCGTGCGCCTCGACGCCGCCCCCAACAGCTTCCTCGCCCGGTCCGACCCCGACGACGTCGCCCGCGTCGAGGACCGGACGTTCATCTGCAGCCGCGACCCGCGCGACGCCGGCCCGACGAACAACTGGCTCGACCCGGCGGAGATGAAGGCGGTCCTCACCGGTCTGTTCGACGGGTCGATGCGCGGCCGCACCCTCTACGTCGTGCCGTTCGTCATGGGTCGGCCGGACGCCGAGCACCCCATGTTCGGCGTCGAGCTCACCGACTCGCCCTACGTCGTCGCCTCGATGCGGATCATGACGCGGATGGGCGCCGCGGTGCTGCGCGAGCTCGAGCGCACGCAGGCCGACTTCGTGCCCTGCCTGCACTCCGTCGGCATGCCGCTCGCCGACGGGCAGGCCGACGTGCCGTGGCCGAGCAACGAGACGAAGTACATCGTGCAGTTCCCCGAGGAGCGGGCGATCTGGTCGTACGGCTCCGGCTACGGCGGCAACGCGCTGCTCGGCAAGAAGTGCTACGCGCTGCGCATCGCGTCGGTCATGGCGCGCGACGAGGGCTGGCTCGCCGAGCACATGCTCATCCTCAAGCTGACGTCGCCGCAGCGGGAGGTCCACTACGTCGCGGCCGCGTTCCCGTCGGCGTGCGGCAAGACGAACCTCGCGATGCTCGAGCCCACGATCCCCGGCTGGACGGTCGAGACCCTCGGCGACGACATCGCGTGGCTCCGCTTCGGCGAGGACGGCCGGCTGTGGGCCTCGAACCCCGAGTTCGGGCTGTTCGGCGTCGCGCCCGGCACCGGCTGGCACACCAACCCCAACGCCATGCGCACGATCGCCGAGGGCAACTCGCTGTTCACCAACGTCGCGCTCACCGACGACGGCGGCGTGTGGTGGGAGGGCATGACCGAGGAGCCGCCCGGGCACCTCGTCGACTGGCGCGGCGAGGACTGGACGCCCGGGTCCGGGCGGCCCTCGTCGCACCCCAACAGCCGCTTCTGCACCCCGATCACCCAGTGCCCGGTGCTCGCCCCGGAGTACGACGACCCGCGCGGGGTGCCCATCTCCGCGGTCCTGTTCGGCGGGCGCCGGCGCACGACCGTCCCGCTCGTCACGGAGGCGCGCGACTGGGCGCACGGGGTCTTCATGGGCGCGACGCTGTCGAGCGAGACCACGGCCGCGGCCACCGGGCGCACGGGCGTCGTCCGCCGGGACCCGATGGCGATGCTGCCGTTCATCGGCTACGACGCGGGCGACTACTTCGCCCACTGGCTCGAGGTGGGCAAGCAGGCCGACGCCGCGCGCCTGCCCCGGGTGTTCTACGTCAACTGGTTCCGCCGCGAGGGCACCGACGGCGACGGCGCCTTCCTGTGGCCCGGGTTCGGGGAGAACATCCGCGTCCTCAAGTGGGTCGTCGACCGCCTCGAGGGGCGCGCCGCCGCCAAGGACACGCCCATCGGCCGCGTCCCGGTGTACGGCGGCATCGACACCACCGGCCTCGACGTCGACGAGGAGCGGATGGCCGCCGCGCTGCGCGTCGACCGCGACGAGTGGGCGCGGGAGCTGCCGCACATCCGACGGTGGTTCGACACCTTCGGCGACACCCTGCCGTCGGTCCTGCGCGACGAGCTCGAGACGCTGCGCACGCGCCTGACCGGCTGA
- a CDS encoding ABC transporter substrate-binding protein — protein MRETPSSSRPARRSVLQGTAAAAALGLAGCADQLRTGDGAAAPAAGSAPAVSPGASTGGSARTIRIGYVTPQTGALAPFGEADSFVVDQVTQYFAENGLQTGAGRSDVEIIVKDTQSDSTNAADAASELILDDQVDLVLVGSTPDTTNPVADQCEANGVPCLSSLAPWQPWFLGRGGDPENPFRWTYHFFWGLEDVIAVFTDLWGSVETNRTIGALWPNDPDGNAWGDPELGFPPPAQEAGYTIVDPGFYANGTQDFTAQISAFKEAGAEILIGVPIPPDFTTFWDQAGQQDFRPRMATVGKALLFPSSIAAVGERGNNLSTEVWWSPSHPYTSSLTGQSAAELAEAWTEATGQPWTQPIGFVHALFEVAAAAFAETSGPDDRQGLVDALAGLQVDTVVGTVDWTAGPVPNVAKTKLVGGQWRTGSGEPELVIVSNAQAPEIPTAGEVEALA, from the coding sequence ATGCGTGAGACCCCCAGCAGCTCCCGTCCCGCCCGTCGGTCCGTGCTGCAGGGCACCGCCGCCGCGGCCGCCCTCGGCCTCGCCGGGTGCGCCGACCAGCTCCGCACGGGTGACGGCGCTGCCGCGCCGGCCGCCGGCTCGGCTCCCGCGGTCAGCCCCGGGGCCTCGACGGGTGGCAGCGCCCGCACGATCCGCATCGGCTACGTGACGCCGCAGACCGGGGCGCTGGCGCCCTTCGGCGAGGCCGACAGCTTCGTCGTCGACCAGGTCACGCAGTACTTCGCGGAGAACGGCCTGCAGACCGGCGCCGGGCGCAGCGACGTCGAGATCATCGTCAAGGACACCCAGTCGGACTCGACCAACGCCGCCGACGCCGCCTCCGAGCTCATCCTCGACGACCAGGTCGACCTCGTCCTCGTCGGCTCCACGCCGGACACGACGAACCCGGTCGCCGACCAGTGCGAGGCGAACGGGGTGCCGTGCCTGTCGAGCCTCGCCCCGTGGCAGCCGTGGTTCCTCGGCCGCGGCGGCGACCCGGAGAACCCCTTCCGCTGGACGTACCACTTCTTCTGGGGCCTCGAGGACGTCATCGCCGTCTTCACCGACCTGTGGGGCTCGGTCGAGACCAACAGGACCATCGGCGCGCTGTGGCCGAACGACCCCGACGGCAACGCGTGGGGCGACCCCGAGCTCGGGTTCCCGCCGCCGGCGCAGGAGGCCGGCTACACGATCGTCGACCCCGGCTTCTACGCCAACGGCACGCAGGACTTCACCGCGCAGATCAGCGCTTTCAAGGAGGCGGGCGCCGAGATCCTCATCGGCGTCCCCATCCCGCCGGACTTCACGACGTTCTGGGACCAGGCCGGCCAGCAGGACTTCCGCCCGAGGATGGCGACGGTCGGCAAGGCCCTGCTGTTCCCCAGCTCCATCGCCGCCGTCGGCGAGCGCGGCAACAACCTGTCGACCGAGGTGTGGTGGAGCCCGTCGCACCCCTACACCAGCAGCCTCACCGGGCAGTCCGCCGCCGAGCTCGCCGAGGCGTGGACCGAGGCGACGGGCCAGCCGTGGACGCAGCCCATCGGCTTCGTGCACGCGTTGTTCGAGGTCGCCGCGGCCGCCTTCGCCGAGACCAGCGGCCCCGACGACCGGCAGGGTCTGGTCGACGCGCTCGCCGGCCTGCAGGTCGACACCGTCGTCGGGACCGTGGACTGGACGGCCGGCCCCGTGCCGAACGTGGCGAAGACGAAGCTCGTGGGCGGGCAGTGGCGCACCGGCTCGGGCGAGCCCGAGCTCGTCATCGTCTCCAACGCCCAGGCGCCCGAGATCCCGACCGCCGGCGAGGTGGAGGCCCTGGCGTGA
- a CDS encoding ABC transporter ATP-binding protein — protein sequence MSTPLLEATGLRVAYGRLQVLDGVDVRVQPGEALGVVGPNGAGKSTLLDVLTGVVRPQSGTVRLDGRDVTAVPAHARCRAGIGRSYQVPRPFGQMSVLENLLVAATFGGGMHRREARETAVDVLERTHLLDRADTPAGALPLLDRKRLELARALATRPRLVLLDEIAGGLTEQETPELVATVDGLRRSGVAIVWIEHVVHALLAVADRLLCLTYGEVLAEGDPHEVMTSDEVRRVYLGSAPDGPGAGPAGAAAGRAS from the coding sequence GTGAGCACCCCGCTGCTGGAGGCGACCGGTCTCCGGGTGGCCTACGGGCGCCTGCAGGTGCTCGACGGCGTCGACGTGCGCGTGCAGCCCGGCGAGGCCCTCGGGGTCGTCGGCCCCAACGGCGCCGGCAAGTCGACGCTGCTCGACGTCCTCACCGGTGTGGTGCGCCCGCAGTCCGGCACCGTCCGCCTCGACGGCCGCGACGTCACCGCCGTGCCGGCCCACGCCCGCTGCCGTGCCGGCATCGGCCGCAGCTACCAGGTGCCGCGCCCGTTCGGCCAGATGAGCGTGCTGGAGAACCTGCTCGTGGCGGCGACCTTCGGCGGGGGGATGCACCGGCGGGAGGCGCGCGAGACGGCGGTGGACGTGCTGGAGCGCACCCACCTGCTCGACCGTGCCGACACCCCCGCGGGAGCGCTGCCGCTGCTGGACCGCAAGCGCCTGGAGCTCGCCCGTGCCCTCGCCACGAGGCCCCGGCTCGTGCTCCTCGACGAGATCGCGGGCGGGCTCACGGAGCAGGAGACGCCCGAGCTCGTCGCGACCGTCGACGGCCTGCGCCGCAGCGGAGTCGCGATCGTGTGGATCGAGCACGTGGTGCACGCCCTGCTCGCGGTCGCCGACCGGCTGCTCTGCCTCACGTACGGCGAGGTGCTCGCCGAGGGCGACCCGCACGAGGTCATGACGAGCGACGAGGTGCGCCGCGTCTACCTCGGCAGCGCCCCCGACGGCCCGGGCGCCGGGCCCGCCGGCGCAGCGGCGGGACGGGCGTCGTGA
- a CDS encoding ABC transporter ATP-binding protein, translated as MSALLEVEDLEVRHGDLVAVRGVSLAVAEGEVLAVIGANGAGKSTLLSAVTGLLRPSAGHVRFDGGDVTRVRAHRRVRAGIAMVPEGRRLFGSLTVEENLLVGASSRRPGPWDLAAVYELFPLVAERRARRAGQMSGGEQQATAIGRALMSNPRLLLLDEVSLGLAPVVVGQLYAALPTITARGTTVLVVEQDVRQALAVADSVHCLLEGRTSLTARSGEVSMAQVSAAYFGVVPA; from the coding sequence GTGAGCGCGCTCCTGGAGGTCGAGGACCTCGAGGTCCGCCACGGGGACCTGGTCGCCGTCCGCGGGGTGAGCCTGGCCGTCGCCGAGGGCGAGGTGCTCGCCGTCATCGGCGCGAACGGGGCCGGCAAGTCGACGCTGCTGAGCGCCGTCACCGGCCTGCTCCGCCCGAGCGCCGGCCACGTCCGCTTCGACGGCGGGGACGTCACCCGGGTGCGGGCGCACCGCCGCGTGCGCGCCGGCATCGCCATGGTCCCCGAGGGCCGGCGCCTGTTCGGCAGCCTCACCGTGGAGGAGAACCTCCTCGTCGGCGCGAGCAGCCGGCGGCCGGGACCGTGGGACCTGGCGGCGGTGTACGAGCTGTTCCCGCTCGTCGCGGAGCGACGCGCCCGGCGCGCCGGGCAGATGTCCGGCGGTGAGCAGCAGGCCACCGCCATCGGCCGGGCGCTCATGAGCAACCCGCGCCTGCTCCTGCTCGACGAGGTGTCCCTCGGGCTCGCCCCCGTCGTCGTCGGCCAGCTGTACGCGGCGCTGCCGACCATCACCGCGCGCGGCACGACCGTGCTCGTCGTCGAGCAGGACGTGCGGCAGGCGCTCGCCGTCGCCGACTCCGTCCACTGCCTGCTCGAGGGACGCACCTCGCTGACGGCCCGCAGCGGCGAGGTCTCGATGGCGCAGGTGTCGGCGGCGTACTTCGGGGTGGTGCCGGCATGA
- a CDS encoding branched-chain amino acid ABC transporter permease, whose amino-acid sequence MTLLNAVVQGLLLGGLYALFATGLSIVFGVMRLVNLAHGDIAVLGAFGSLVLGTALGVHPLLSLLVVVPVAALLGYATQRLVLVRTVGPSPLPSLLVTFGLAIVLQNLLLSLFTADQQRLGLGALTAASFGVGGVSVGYVPLAVFVLAVVLLAGLSLFLARTRTGRIIRATSDDPQAVRLMGVDAGHVYGVAAAIAFATVALAGVVNGIQTSFSPLSGPLLLIFAFEAVIIGGLGNVWGTLLGGVVLGVAQTVGAWVDPAQQVLAGHLVFLLVLALRPQGLLPKVAAA is encoded by the coding sequence ATGACGCTGCTCAACGCGGTCGTGCAGGGCCTGCTGCTCGGCGGTCTGTACGCGCTGTTCGCGACCGGCCTGTCGATCGTGTTCGGGGTGATGCGGCTGGTCAACCTCGCCCACGGCGACATCGCCGTCCTCGGGGCCTTCGGCTCCCTCGTGCTCGGCACGGCGCTGGGGGTGCACCCGCTGCTGTCGCTGCTCGTCGTGGTGCCGGTCGCGGCGCTGCTCGGCTACGCCACCCAGCGCCTCGTGCTCGTGCGGACGGTCGGGCCGAGCCCGCTGCCGAGCCTGCTCGTGACGTTCGGGCTCGCGATCGTCCTGCAGAACCTCCTGCTGTCGCTGTTCACCGCCGACCAGCAGCGGCTCGGCCTCGGCGCGCTCACGGCGGCGAGCTTCGGCGTCGGCGGGGTGTCGGTGGGCTACGTCCCGCTCGCGGTCTTCGTGCTCGCCGTCGTGCTCCTGGCCGGGCTGTCGCTGTTCCTCGCCCGCACGCGCACGGGCCGGATCATCCGGGCGACGAGCGACGACCCGCAGGCGGTGCGGCTCATGGGCGTCGACGCGGGGCACGTGTACGGCGTCGCGGCGGCCATCGCGTTCGCGACGGTCGCGCTGGCCGGCGTCGTCAACGGCATCCAGACGAGCTTCAGCCCGCTCAGCGGACCGCTCCTGCTGATCTTCGCCTTCGAGGCCGTCATCATCGGCGGGCTCGGCAACGTGTGGGGCACCCTGCTCGGCGGCGTCGTCCTGGGCGTGGCGCAGACGGTCGGGGCGTGGGTCGACCCCGCCCAGCAGGTCCTCGCCGGGCACCTCGTGTTCCTCCTCGTCCTCGCCCTGCGGCCGCAGGGCCTGCTGCCGAAGGTGGCCGCGGCATGA